Below is a window of Hydrogenimonas sp. DNA.
GAGAGAGTGATGTTCAGGCTCTCTAATCTTATCAGATCGGTTACGGAAGGCAAAAAAGAGCGCTCCCTGGACGGGAGCATAATAATCTGGAACTTCACCAACCGGTGCAATCTCGCCTGTCACCACTGTTACAGCTATGCAGACCCCAACTCGGAAGACTTTTTGAGTACCGAGTTCATCCTAAATTCGATTCCGGAACTGAAAAAAGCCGGAATAAAATTTGTAATCTTCTCCGGCGGGGAGCCTCTGATCAGAAGAGATATTTTCGATATTGCCGATGCGATGCGAAAGCAGGGCATCATGACCTACCTCTCTACGAACGGTCTTTATGTCAGTGAAAAGAGTGTCGACAGAATAATCGAAACGTTTAACTATATCGGAATCAGCATAGACGGTATAGAGGAGGTGCACGACAGATTTAGAGGAATGGAGGGTGCCTATAGGAAGAGTCTCGATGCGATTTCTCTGATACAGAAGCACGGCGGAAACGCGGGAATTCGCTTTACCATCACCAACGAGACGAAAGAGAGTTTCTACCCGATTTTCGAACTCGCGGAAAAGATAGGGGTGGATAAGATATACATATCGCATCTTGTCTACAGCGGCAGGGGGCTGGACAACCTGAAGATAGATATCTCCAAAGAGGAGCGCCGGAAGTATGTCGAATTTATAATCGACAAGGCCTTCGAGTATATCGAGGAGGGCAGAGATATCGATATAGTGACCGGAAATATGGAGATGGATGCGATTCTCTTTCTGGAGAAGTTCGCAAAGAGGTATCCGGCGCTGAAGGATGAGATGGCCCGCCGCCTAGTCAAATGGGGCGGAAACAGTGCTGGTATGAAGCTTGGCAATATAGACTGGCTCGGCCGGGTGAAACCCGACCCCTTTTTCCCGTTTATCATAGGAAATATGACAGAGCGCCCTTTCAGCGAAATATGGTGTGACGGTGAGAATGAGATGCTGGCGAGGCTAAGAGAACATCCAAGAAAACTGGAGGGAAAATGTTCCGATTGCGGTGTCATAGATATCTGCAACGGAGGATCGAGAAGCAGAGCCTACGCCATTCACGGAGATCTATGGGCGGAGGACCCGTCATGCTATCTCAATGAAGAAGAGACGTTACGCAAAAAGCGTAACGTCATCTCGAAATCTACGATTTCGTAGCTTCAGGGGGGTGCAGGGGACGGCCGGTCCCCGCCAAAGCTTGGGCTTTGCTCAAGCTTTGCGTAACATCAAAGAATAAGAAAGAAGAGGATTATAAACTATGGGCAAAGTCTATCTTACCGGTGCCGGACCAGGAGATATCGATCTTTTGACGGTCAAAGCGCTCAGGGTGGTCAAGGAGGCGGATGTGATAATCTACGACCGTCTGGCGAACCCGGATATTCTTAAAGAGGCGAAGCCCGGATGCGAATTCGTATATGTGGGCAAGCAGGACGGCCGCCATACGCTTCCGCAGGATCAGATAAACGAGGTGATCTACCGAAAAGCGATGGAGCACGAGAAGGTAGTGCGTCTCAAAGGGGGCGATCCGCTGGTATTCGGCAGGGGCGGGGAAGAGGCGAAGTATCTTCGTGAAAGAGGCGTGGAGTTCGAGTTTATCCCTGGTGTGACATCGGCCATATCGGTTCCGGCATATGCCGGAATACCGGTTACACATCGCGGTGTAGCCGTCTCTTTCAAGGTCGTTACCGGCCATGAAACACCGGATAAAAAGCATTCACAGGTAGATTGGGAGTCGATGAAGGCCGATGAGACCGTCATATTTCTTATGGGGCTGCACAATCTCAAAAACATCGCCGAAAATCTGATAAAAGTAGGTAGGCCGGAAGATACGCCGTGTGCGGTTATCAGCAAAGGCACCACACCTGAGCAGAAGAGTGTTACCGGGACTCTTGAAAATATCCACTCTAAGGTGAAAGAGGCGGGAATCGAGACTCCAGCGCTTATCGTAGTGGGGAGAGTGGTCGAACTCAAAGAGGATCTGGAGTGGATAGAGGAGTCGAAAGAGGGAGAGTGACCGGTGATTTCCGCAGAGATGTGCGGATGATCTACGGACGGCCTTTTCCGATAGGGCCAACGGCAGCGGGAGGTGAGCTCTTATGAAACCGGAAAGAGTCGTACTTGTTACCGGGTCTGGAAGCGGTATGGGGAGAGAGAGTGTCCGTTTTCTGGCGCAAAAAGGGTTCAAGGTCTATGCCGCTACCCGCTATCCGGAAAAGCTAGCCGGGGTTTTCGAAGGTGACGTCACCGTAATCCCTCTCGATGTAGCAGACCCCGGGAGTGTGGAAGAGGCTTTCGGGGGTATCGAACGGCTGGATGTTCTTGTCAACAATGCCGGGTACGGCCTTGTCTCGACCGTCGAAGATATGGATGAAAAGCAGATGTTCGACCAGTTCAATGTAAACGTTTTCGGAGTTCTCAGGGTCACGAAACATGCTATCCCTCTAATGAGAAGGGAGAGGTCGGGCGTAATAGTGAATATAAGTTCGTTCCTGGGAAAGATCGGGCTCCCGCTTCTTACAATGTACAATGCCACGAAGTATGCCGTCGAAGGAGTTACCGACTCCCTGAGATATGAGCTTTCAGATTTCAATATCCGTGTCCACTCCATAATGCCCGGCTTTTTCGATACACGGTTCGCCAGGGAAAATCTCGTGACCAACGCGCAGACTTTTGACGCGAAATCGCCCTATGCACAGCTGGTTTCGAACCTTGCTCCGCAGATAGTGGAGCAGATCAACCGCGGAAACGATGCGAAAGAGGTAGCGGAGCTGATATACCGGATAATAGAGGATGAAAAGTTCCCCGCAAGGGTGACGGCCGGCGACAAGGCGAGTAAATTCATACCTATGCGCAAAGAGCTTAGCGATGAAGATTTCGAGCGCCGTGTCAGGGAGTACTACAATCTCTGATGGAGAGTCTCTTTTTCAACATAGGCGACAAGAGGTACAAGACTACCAGGCTTTACGAGAAGGGGAAACAGCATATCACAAGGGTCGATATCTCAAACGGTATAGTATTTTTCGATATCTGCCTCAGTGAGCATGGGAAGCGCAGTTTCGATATAAAAAACCTCGACAGAATGGTCGTCATCACCGTTGTAAAAGAGGGTGGCTTCACGATAAGGCAGAAGGGGAGCGAAAAGGTACTCTCTTCCGGCAGGGATGAAGTGAATATCTACTGCTCCTCCAGGCAGGATTTCGTTTTGACGATAGAGGCTTCGCGCAGGAGCGACATCTTCGTACTATGTATCGCCGACTTCTTCCTTAAAAGATATCTCAGTCTGAACAGAAATGAGCCGATAGATTTCCTCTATGAAAAGATCCAGGGGGAGATCGGTGCGGAACTGGTAGACAGCAAGCCGCTCGATGCACTCACCCTTCATATAATCGACAAGATCATCGATACCAGGCATCAGCAGAGGCTCCACAGCATCAAGTGCGAACACAGTGTCATAGAGTTCATGATACACCGCTTCTCCCTGATATGCCTGGTAGATGAAAATATAGATTCGGACGAGCTTGAAATTGCCCATGAGGCGCAAAAGTATCTACTGAACAACTTCGTTAAACCGCCGACGATACCGGAGCTTGCGCATATTTGCGCCACGAACGAAACGAAGCTGAAACGCGCATTCAAAAAGGTCTATAAAACGACTATAGGAGGCTACATAAGAAAACTGCGGCTGGAGAGGGCCAACCTTCTACTGAAAGACCGTATGATCTCCATAGGGGAGGTGGCCAGAGAGGTCGGCTACAATCATCAGGGCTATTTCGGCAGACTCTTTTTCGAAGCGTACGGTATCTATCCCAAGGATTTGAAGTAGACTTCGGCGATACCGGATAATTCCTTTCGTGACAAAACAAAATCCCTTTCGTGACAAAACTATCTTGTTTTTGATGGATGTAGACTACTATAATTGTTTAAACATGGAGTATGTTATGTCTATTCAGCATCTTCGCGTCGGCTTGCCGACTTTAAACAGTAGACTTCTTGCAAAACCGAAATGGAGGGGAGTATTATGGCAGAGGTGGTATTGATAACGGGAGCGGCTTCCGGGATGGGAAAGAAAACGGCTGAGCTGCTGGCAGAGGAGGGGTATACCGTATATGGCGGTACCAGAGATCAGAGCCTTGCGGATATAAAGAGCGATAATGTAAATGCGGTTTATCTGGATGTTACCAACAACTACTCCGTAAAAGAGGCGGTGGAAACCGTTATAGAAAAAGAGGGGAGAATAGATGTACTGGTTAACAATGCCGGGTACGGCCTTCTTGCAACAGTGGAGGATGGTACGGACAAGGAGATGTTCGACCAGTTCAATGTAAACGTGTTCGGCCTTCTTCGGGCAACCAGGGAGGTTCTTCCCTATATGAGAAAGGAGAGAAGAGGGGTCATAATAAACATTAGCTCCTTCCTCGGAAAAATGGGACTTCCGCTTCTTACGCACTACAATGCGAGCAAATATGCCGTAGAGGGTATAGTCGACTCTCTCAGGTTCGAGACTCTGCCGTTCGGCATCCGGGTCCACTCTATTCAGTCTGGGCTTTTCGGTACGAACTTCGTAAAAAAGGGGCTTGTCGTCAACCCCGATACCGTCAGCGAAGAGTCGCCCTACAAGGAGCTTGTTGCACACTTCGCTCCGATTGTCGCTAATGCGATAAACGAGGGGCCGGAACCGCTCCCCGTCGCACAGGCGGTAAAGAGTATAATAGAGAATGAAGATGCCGATATCTTCGTTCCGGTGGGTACGGAGGCGGAGACATTCGTACCGATGAGAAGAGAGTTGGACGATAAAGCTTTCGAAAAGAGGGTGAAAGAGACCTTCGGAATATAGAGGATATATGCGATGAGAACCGTCATTTCGATACTTCTCATATCTTTCGTCATCTTCGCGATCTATTTCAAAATAGGGTTGATTATACCTGCCGGCGGAGAGGGGGAGCCGGAGATAAGAAGCGAAGAGCTCCGCCAGCGTGCACTCAGCCGCGGTCTCGCACCGGTTCCGAAGAGCTGGGAAGAGGCCAAAAAGATCGTTGAGAATCGGAAAAACCCGCTTACGGCGAAAAAGATAGAGCTTGGGAGGGCGCTATATTTCGACCCGATACTCTCCGAAGACTCCACTGTAAGCTGCGCCTCATGCCACATTCTGGAAGATGGAGGAGACGACAACCGCCCTACGGCGATAGGTATCGGCGGGCAGCCAAACCCTTTTCACCTCAACTCTCCGACCGTATTGAACGCCGCACTGGCGAAACGTCAGTTCTGGGACGGAAGAAGCCCGGATGTGGAAGATCAGGCCAAAGGGCCGATACAGGCGCCCTTCGAGATGGGAATGACGCCTGCGGAAGTCGTGAAGAGGGTAAAAGCCGACAGCGGCTACAGGAGCTTGTTCGCCGAGGTGTTTCCTGAAGAGGGGATAACCTTCGATACGGTTACAAAAGCGATAGCGGCCTTCGAGAGAACCCTTCTCACCCGCGGGGCATTCGACCGTTTCCTGGAGGGGGACGATGATGCGATATCGCAAAAAGCCAAAAAGGGGTTGTACCTTTTTATGAGGATAGGGTGCAAAGGTTGCCATACAGGCATGAGTGTCGGAGGGCAGAGCCTGCAGCGCTTTCCCCTCAGAAGATACAACTCCATACTCTCTCCGGAGTCCTATTTCATAAACGATGAGCGCTATTTTGCCGGGTTCAGATGGCAGAAGGTCGGCAGTAGCGAAGCATACCCTTTTCCGGATATAGGAGGGTTTCACGGCCGTAACGGGCAGTTCCTGTTCCGGGTTCCGATACTTCGCAACGTGACCAGGACGGCACCATACTTTCACAACGGTTCAGTGGAGAAGATCGAAGATGCTGTGCGCATCATGGCCCGCCATCAGCTCGGGCTTATCCTGAGTGAAGGACAGATCGGTGAGATAGTCGCCTTTTTGAAGACGCTCGAAGGCGATCCTGTGGGGTATGAAATAAGATGAGGGGGATCATTGCGGCGGTGATGATGCTCTGCTCACTGCTTGAAGCTTCTACGATCAGGTGGTACGGCACTTTCGATGCCGCCCTGGAAGCTTCACGGAGCTCCGGCAAACCGATGTTCGTAGTGCTTGTAGAGAGGGGGTGCGGCGAGTGCAGGCAGCTTTTTGTATCTGCACTGAGGCGGGAGCGCATCGTCCGTCTGGTTAACGGGAAGACGATACCTGTAATCGTGACCAAGGAGAACGAAGACTACCCTATAGAGCTCCTCTATACCCTGGAGTACCCGGCGATCTTTCTGCTCTCACCCCGGGAGGTTCTTCTCAAACCGCCTGTTACCGGGGCGGTCGATGCCGCTCTACTTGAAGAAAAAATCTTTGACGAACTTTAGCTCTTTCTCGTTTAGATGCATGGTGTCTACCGTTCTGTTCTCATCATCCAGAATGAGCAGCGTGGAGTCTTTGATCTGAAGGTGGGAGCGCCCCCACTTTTTCAGAAGGTCATCAAACGCCAGGAACACCTTCGCATTATCGATTTTGAGCTTTTCGCCGGTATTTTTGTTTACCAGGTCGAGGCCTCCGATGGTCTTTGTCAACTCGTAGGGAAAGTATGCGCTGATCTTTTCTATTACATGCCTATCTTTCTTTTCGGGCATGTTGCTTATGAACATGCTGATACTCAAAAAGGCGAAAACGGCCATCAGGGCCCAAACCATCTTTTTACTTAACATTCCTATCCTTTGGAAAGAGATTTTCGATATACTTTTTGGCTTTTTCGTCCAGCATCTTCATCCGCTCTCTCCCTTTGGGCAGCGAAGCGCGAAGATGTTTCATCTCTTCGAGGAACTCCGAGATGGAGTCGGGGATGATCCTCTCTATAGCCCGGCGAAGATACTTCGCGACGGAGGGCGAGATGCCGGATGTGGAGAAAGCGACCGTAAGATCACCCTTTTTCATATAGGAGGGGAAGATGAAGTCGCAATAGTCGACGGAGTCGACACTGTTGCATAGAGTGTGGCGCGATCTGCACTCATCGTATATCTCTTTTTGCAGCTTCAGGTCGTCAACGGCTACGACGACGATATCGAAACCCTCCAGATCACCGCTTTCGTAGCGGCGCTCATGCAGTTTCAGGCCGCCTGACTCTATCAGCTCTCTTGTCTCTTTTGCTATCTTCGGGGCAATTACTGTTATATCGTCGGTGAAATCGAGCAGTTTTTCCAGCTTTTCGCCGGCAATGTATCCGCCGCCGACTACCAGCACCTTTCTGCCGTCGAGTTTGATGAATGCCGGAAAATATGCCAATACCTATCCTTCCTGCAGCGCCTTGAAGTGGGAATAATCTTATCATACCCTCCTTGAAAAGCCGTTGATAGACGTCAAGGAAAGTGTAAAGAGGAAAACTTTATAATGGATCAAAAAAAGCGATGAGATTATGGAAAAAGAGTTTCTAACACTGATACAGAAAGAGTTTCCCCTCTGCAGAAGACCCTTCATGGAGCTTGCGCAGAAGCTTGGATGCGGCGAAGATGAGGTTTTGAGTCTTTATACCAGACTTAAAGAAGAGAAGATAATACGCCAGACTTCCGCCATCTTCGATACGAAGAGTCTCGGGTACAGATCTTCGCTAGTAGCATTCAAAACCGACAATATAGAGGAAGCGGCAGCCGTCATCAACAGCCATCCCGGCGTAAGCCACAATTATGAAAGGGAGAACCCGTACAACCTCTGGTTTACAATTGCGGTGGCTCCAGACTCGAAGCTTGGGCTTGAAAAAACGGTGGAGCTTCTGGCGGAGCGGACCGGATGCAAAGAGTACATCATACTCCCTACGAAGAGAATGTTCAAGATATCGGTACAGCTCGATCTCAAGGGAGACAGGGCCAGGAAAGAGAGCCGCAAAAAGGTGAAAAAGGAGCCGATGGAGCTCGAAGATATCCATTATGAGATGATAAAGGGGCTTCAGAAAGATATTCTTCCGCAAAAAGAGCCTTTTGCGCATCTGGTCGACTCTCTCGGTATCGATTACGAAACTCTCGCAGCCGAGACGCAGAGAATGAAAAGGGCCGGTCTGATGAGGCGTTTCGCTTCGATTCTCTACCACAGAAAGGCCGGTTTCACCGCAAATGCGATGGTGGTCTGGAAGGTGCCGGAGGAGCGTGCCGAGGAGATAGGTGAAACCGTGGCCGCCTACAGTGCCGTGAGCCACTGCTATCTGCGCCCGGTATATCCCGACTGGCCCTATCCCCTCTTTTCCATGGTTCACGGGAAGAGCAGGGAGGAGGTCGAAAAGGTAGTATCGGAGATGGCCGAGGAGATAGGCGTGGATGAATACCGCTACCTATACTCGACCAGGGAGTTCAAAAAAGTCCGTATAAACTACTTCTCAAACGAGTTCGCCGAGTGGGAAAAGCGCTATAACCCAAATCCGGAAATGGAGTAGATAGAAATCTTTGCGGTGCTTGCAGTCAAGCTGTTTGGGAAAAAATTTGAGGCGCACCCGCCAGGTGTGTCGACGGTTTTTCCCAAAGTGAATAGCTGAATGATCATTACTGGTTCATCTATCTCTGTTTTGGGATTTGGGTATAATTAGCCTATGTTCAAACAGTATAAAGACGCCATAGAGAGCTCCAATATCGTCTCGAAAACGGATATCGACGGGATCATCACTTTCGTAAACGACGAGTTCTGCAAGATATCCGGCTACTCCAGAGAGGAGCTGATAGGAAAAAACCACAACATAGTCCGCCACCCCGACGTTCCGGCAAGCAACTTCAAACGCCTCTGGGATACCATTCTGCAAAAAAAGATCTTCAAGGCGACCGTCATGAACCGGGCCAAAGACGGCTCTACCTTCTATGTAAACACGACAATCATACCGATACTGGACGAGAAGGGTGAGATAGAGGAGT
It encodes the following:
- a CDS encoding cytochrome c551 peroxidase codes for the protein MRTVISILLISFVIFAIYFKIGLIIPAGGEGEPEIRSEELRQRALSRGLAPVPKSWEEAKKIVENRKNPLTAKKIELGRALYFDPILSEDSTVSCASCHILEDGGDDNRPTAIGIGGQPNPFHLNSPTVLNAALAKRQFWDGRSPDVEDQAKGPIQAPFEMGMTPAEVVKRVKADSGYRSLFAEVFPEEGITFDTVTKAIAAFERTLLTRGAFDRFLEGDDDAISQKAKKGLYLFMRIGCKGCHTGMSVGGQSLQRFPLRRYNSILSPESYFINDERYFAGFRWQKVGSSEAYPFPDIGGFHGRNGQFLFRVPILRNVTRTAPYFHNGSVEKIEDAVRIMARHQLGLILSEGQIGEIVAFLKTLEGDPVGYEIR
- a CDS encoding siroheme synthase / precorrin-2 oxidase / sirohydrochlorin ferrochelatase produces the protein MAYFPAFIKLDGRKVLVVGGGYIAGEKLEKLLDFTDDITVIAPKIAKETRELIESGGLKLHERRYESGDLEGFDIVVVAVDDLKLQKEIYDECRSRHTLCNSVDSVDYCDFIFPSYMKKGDLTVAFSTSGISPSVAKYLRRAIERIIPDSISEFLEEMKHLRASLPKGRERMKMLDEKAKKYIENLFPKDRNVK
- a CDS encoding heme d1 biosynthesis protein NirJ, whose product is MFRLSNLIRSVTEGKKERSLDGSIIIWNFTNRCNLACHHCYSYADPNSEDFLSTEFILNSIPELKKAGIKFVIFSGGEPLIRRDIFDIADAMRKQGIMTYLSTNGLYVSEKSVDRIIETFNYIGISIDGIEEVHDRFRGMEGAYRKSLDAISLIQKHGGNAGIRFTITNETKESFYPIFELAEKIGVDKIYISHLVYSGRGLDNLKIDISKEERRKYVEFIIDKAFEYIEEGRDIDIVTGNMEMDAILFLEKFAKRYPALKDEMARRLVKWGGNSAGMKLGNIDWLGRVKPDPFFPFIIGNMTERPFSEIWCDGENEMLARLREHPRKLEGKCSDCGVIDICNGGSRSRAYAIHGDLWAEDPSCYLNEEETLRKKRNVISKSTIS
- a CDS encoding oxidoreductase, short chain dehydrogenase/reductase family — protein: MAEVVLITGAASGMGKKTAELLAEEGYTVYGGTRDQSLADIKSDNVNAVYLDVTNNYSVKEAVETVIEKEGRIDVLVNNAGYGLLATVEDGTDKEMFDQFNVNVFGLLRATREVLPYMRKERRGVIINISSFLGKMGLPLLTHYNASKYAVEGIVDSLRFETLPFGIRVHSIQSGLFGTNFVKKGLVVNPDTVSEESPYKELVAHFAPIVANAINEGPEPLPVAQAVKSIIENEDADIFVPVGTEAETFVPMRRELDDKAFEKRVKETFGI
- a CDS encoding oxidoreductase, short chain dehydrogenase/reductase family, whose product is MKPERVVLVTGSGSGMGRESVRFLAQKGFKVYAATRYPEKLAGVFEGDVTVIPLDVADPGSVEEAFGGIERLDVLVNNAGYGLVSTVEDMDEKQMFDQFNVNVFGVLRVTKHAIPLMRRERSGVIVNISSFLGKIGLPLLTMYNATKYAVEGVTDSLRYELSDFNIRVHSIMPGFFDTRFARENLVTNAQTFDAKSPYAQLVSNLAPQIVEQINRGNDAKEVAELIYRIIEDEKFPARVTAGDKASKFIPMRKELSDEDFERRVREYYNL
- a CDS encoding transcriptional regulator, AraC family → MESLFFNIGDKRYKTTRLYEKGKQHITRVDISNGIVFFDICLSEHGKRSFDIKNLDRMVVITVVKEGGFTIRQKGSEKVLSSGRDEVNIYCSSRQDFVLTIEASRRSDIFVLCIADFFLKRYLSLNRNEPIDFLYEKIQGEIGAELVDSKPLDALTLHIIDKIIDTRHQQRLHSIKCEHSVIEFMIHRFSLICLVDENIDSDELEIAHEAQKYLLNNFVKPPTIPELAHICATNETKLKRAFKKVYKTTIGGYIRKLRLERANLLLKDRMISIGEVAREVGYNHQGYFGRLFFEAYGIYPKDLK
- a CDS encoding heme biosynthesis protein related to NirD and NirG / heme biosynthesis protein related to NirL and NirH — translated: MEKEFLTLIQKEFPLCRRPFMELAQKLGCGEDEVLSLYTRLKEEKIIRQTSAIFDTKSLGYRSSLVAFKTDNIEEAAAVINSHPGVSHNYERENPYNLWFTIAVAPDSKLGLEKTVELLAERTGCKEYIILPTKRMFKISVQLDLKGDRARKESRKKVKKEPMELEDIHYEMIKGLQKDILPQKEPFAHLVDSLGIDYETLAAETQRMKRAGLMRRFASILYHRKAGFTANAMVVWKVPEERAEEIGETVAAYSAVSHCYLRPVYPDWPYPLFSMVHGKSREEVEKVVSEMAEEIGVDEYRYLYSTREFKKVRINYFSNEFAEWEKRYNPNPEME
- a CDS encoding uroporphyrinogen-III methyltransferase, with translation MGKVYLTGAGPGDIDLLTVKALRVVKEADVIIYDRLANPDILKEAKPGCEFVYVGKQDGRHTLPQDQINEVIYRKAMEHEKVVRLKGGDPLVFGRGGEEAKYLRERGVEFEFIPGVTSAISVPAYAGIPVTHRGVAVSFKVVTGHETPDKKHSQVDWESMKADETVIFLMGLHNLKNIAENLIKVGRPEDTPCAVISKGTTPEQKSVTGTLENIHSKVKEAGIETPALIVVGRVVELKEDLEWIEESKEGE